A stretch of the Leucoraja erinacea ecotype New England unplaced genomic scaffold, Leri_hhj_1 Leri_823S, whole genome shotgun sequence genome encodes the following:
- the LOC129694848 gene encoding zinc finger protein 239-like, whose protein sequence is MSSFKTENHLKVHQWVHTSKEPYCCSTCGKSFTRVYGLRDHQRVHSDERPFTCSDCGKGFKSSPDLKQHRRMHTAERPYTCNECGKGFTQFRNLRVHQRTHTGERPYTCTHCGKGFTHSTSLLTHRRIHTGELPYTCSDCGKGYTRSDSLHHLLMHQRIHTGERPYTCGQCSKGFTRSSHLLYHQHTHTGERPYICTQCGKGFTQSCHLLVHQRTHT, encoded by the exons atgagc AGTTTTAAGACGGAGAATCACCTGAAGGTGCACCAGTGGGTGCACACGAGCAAGGAGCCCTAttgctgctccacctgcggcaagagctttacccGGGTGTATGGGCTGCGGGATCACCAGCGAGTGCACAGCGATGAGcggccgttcacctgctccgactgcggaaaaggcttcaagtcgtcgccGGACCTGAAGCAGCACAGGCGCATGCACACTGCGGAGCGGCCCTACACTTGCAATgaatgcggcaagggcttcacccagttcAGAAACCTGCGGGTGCATcaacgcacccacaccggcgagcgtccctataCCTGCACCCactgtggtaagggcttcacccactccaccaGCCTGCTGACCCACCGGCGCATCCACACCGGGGAGctgccctacacctgcagcgactgcggcaagggctacaCCCGCTCCGACAGCCTGCA TCACCTGCTGAtgcaccagcgcatccacaccggcgagcgcccctatacGTGCGGCCAGTGCAGCAAAGGCTTCACCCGTTCCTCGCACCTGCTGTATCACCAGCACACCCACACTGGTGAGCGCCCCTACATAtgtacccagtgcggcaagggcttcacccagtcctgtCACCTGCtcgtgcaccagcgcacccacactg